A DNA window from Thiobacillus denitrificans ATCC 25259 contains the following coding sequences:
- a CDS encoding glycerate kinase type-2 family protein → MNPRELLLGSFRAAVAAAAPAAVLPAHLPQPPRGRTLVLGGGKAAAAMAAAVEASWPADAALSGLVVTRYAHGCATTRIEVVEASHPLPDSRGEAAALRMLEMAGELGADDLLLALISGGGSSLLAAPVDGVTLKELRQLTKALLGAGATIQEINTVRKHLTRLSGGRLARAAAGAQVLALIVSDVVGDDPTHIASGPCAPDSTTCADALDALRRFEVAAPPSVQRHLDACAAGSIEDTPKPGDPCFTRVDNRVIASAGRSLQAAADYLEGQGIRVVLLSDRVSGDARTVAKQHAALVRTLRARGPLALISGGETTVRLARHAGHGGRNTEFLLALATAFDHAPVAAIAADTDGVDGSEDNAGALLFPDTMARARAQGLDPHACLAAQDSYGFFSALGDLVVTGPTRTNVNDYRAVLLGV, encoded by the coding sequence GTGAATCCACGCGAACTCCTGCTCGGCTCCTTTCGGGCCGCCGTCGCCGCCGCGGCGCCCGCGGCCGTGCTCCCGGCTCATCTGCCGCAGCCGCCGCGGGGCCGGACCCTCGTCCTCGGGGGCGGCAAGGCCGCGGCGGCGATGGCGGCGGCCGTCGAAGCCAGCTGGCCCGCCGACGCGGCGCTCTCGGGGCTGGTCGTGACCCGCTACGCGCATGGCTGCGCGACGACGCGCATCGAAGTCGTCGAGGCCAGCCATCCCCTGCCCGACAGCCGCGGCGAAGCCGCAGCCCTGCGCATGCTTGAAATGGCGGGGGAACTCGGCGCGGACGATCTGCTGCTTGCCCTGATCTCAGGCGGGGGGTCGAGTCTGCTCGCCGCGCCCGTCGACGGCGTGACGCTGAAGGAATTGCGTCAGCTCACCAAGGCGCTGCTCGGCGCCGGCGCGACGATCCAGGAGATCAACACGGTGCGCAAGCACCTGACGCGGCTGTCCGGGGGACGCCTCGCCCGGGCGGCAGCGGGCGCGCAGGTGCTCGCGCTGATCGTCTCGGACGTCGTCGGCGACGATCCGACGCACATCGCGTCGGGGCCGTGCGCGCCCGATTCGACGACGTGCGCTGACGCACTCGACGCTTTGCGACGTTTCGAGGTCGCCGCACCGCCGTCCGTGCAACGCCACCTCGACGCCTGCGCGGCGGGCAGCATCGAGGACACGCCAAAACCCGGCGACCCCTGCTTCACGCGCGTGGACAATCGCGTGATCGCGAGCGCCGGCCGTAGCCTGCAGGCCGCCGCCGACTACTTAGAGGGCCAGGGAATCCGCGTCGTGCTGCTATCCGACCGGGTCAGCGGCGACGCACGAACCGTCGCGAAGCAGCACGCCGCGCTCGTCCGTACGCTGCGGGCGCGCGGTCCCCTCGCGCTGATTTCGGGTGGCGAAACGACCGTGCGTCTCGCCCGCCATGCAGGCCACGGCGGCCGCAACACCGAATTTCTGCTCGCCCTCGCGACGGCCTTCGATCACGCCCCGGTCGCCGCCATCGCCGCCGACACCGACGGCGTCGACGGCAGCGAGGACAACGCCGGCGCGTTGCTCTTTCCGGACACGATGGCGCGCGCCCGCGCTCAAGGACTCGATCCGCATGCCTGCCTCGCGGCGCAGGACAGTTACGGCTTTTTTTCCGCGCTCGGCGACCTCGTCGTCACCGGCCCGACCCGCACCAACGTCAACGACTACCGCGCGGTGCTGCTCGGGGTCTAG
- a CDS encoding SAM hydrolase/SAM-dependent halogenase family protein has product MIVLFTDFGSRDPYVGQLKARLVERAPGHPVLDLLHEVPDFNAHAGAHLLAALAPNFPSGSVFLAVVDPGVGTPRGAVVVQAGGRWFVGPDNGLTSVVAARQADTRVWRIVWRPEALAPTFHGRDLFAPIAADIARGEFPASKLEEVDALAVEFDAGDLARVVYIDHYGNAWTGLRSVPSDARVSAAGGVFRHGASFGDVAKGEGLWLMNSVGLLELAVNRGSAAAVYGLEVGDPVRVQRPN; this is encoded by the coding sequence GTGATCGTTCTCTTCACCGATTTTGGCAGCCGGGACCCTTACGTCGGGCAGCTCAAGGCGCGTCTCGTCGAGCGTGCACCCGGGCATCCGGTCCTCGATCTGCTGCACGAGGTACCTGACTTCAACGCTCACGCCGGGGCGCATCTGCTGGCTGCGCTCGCCCCGAACTTTCCGTCCGGAAGCGTCTTTCTGGCCGTCGTCGATCCCGGTGTTGGCACGCCGCGCGGCGCGGTCGTCGTCCAGGCGGGCGGGCGCTGGTTCGTCGGGCCGGACAATGGCTTGACGTCGGTCGTCGCGGCGCGTCAGGCCGACACAAGGGTGTGGCGTATCGTCTGGCGGCCCGAAGCGCTGGCGCCGACTTTCCACGGGCGTGATCTGTTCGCGCCAATCGCAGCCGACATCGCCCGCGGCGAATTCCCCGCCTCGAAACTGGAGGAAGTCGACGCGCTTGCGGTCGAGTTCGACGCCGGCGATCTTGCGCGCGTCGTCTATATCGACCACTACGGCAACGCCTGGACCGGGCTGCGTTCCGTCCCGAGCGACGCGCGGGTATCGGCCGCGGGCGGCGTTTTCCGACACGGCGCAAGCTTCGGCGACGTCGCGAAAGGCGAGGGGCTGTGGCTAATGAACAGCGTCGGCCTGCTCGAACTCGCGGTCAACCGCGGAAGCGCCGCGGCCGTCTACGGCCTCGAGGTCGGCGACCCGGTGCGCGTGCAGCGGCCGAACTGA
- the rplQ gene encoding 50S ribosomal protein L17 — protein MRHRQSNRKLNRTTSHRLAMFRNMTNSLLKHEVIKTTLPKAKDLRRFVEPLITLGKESTVANQRLAFDRLRDREMVVKLFGELGPRYQARPGGYLRILKYGFRKGDNAPMALVELVDRPESDAAPVDAE, from the coding sequence ATGCGTCACCGTCAATCCAACCGCAAGCTCAACCGCACCACGAGCCACCGTTTGGCCATGTTCCGCAACATGACCAACTCGCTGTTGAAGCATGAAGTCATCAAGACCACCCTGCCCAAGGCGAAGGACCTGCGTCGTTTCGTCGAGCCGCTGATCACGCTCGGCAAGGAGTCGACCGTCGCCAACCAGCGCCTCGCTTTCGACCGTCTGCGCGACCGCGAGATGGTGGTCAAGCTTTTCGGTGAACTCGGTCCCCGCTACCAGGCGCGGCCCGGTGGCTATCTGCGCATCCTGAAGTACGGTTTTCGCAAAGGCGACAATGCGCCGATGGCGCTGGTCGAGCTCGTCGACCGTCCCGAGAGCGACGCGGCCCCGGTCGACGCCGAGTAA
- the rpsM gene encoding 30S ribosomal protein S13, which yields MARIAGVNIPNHQHAVIALTAIYGIGRTTSGKICEAAGIAQTSKIKDLSEAEMERLREGVSKFTVEGDLRREVTMNIKRLMDLGCYRGFRHRKGLPVRGQRTRTNARTRKGPRKAIKK from the coding sequence ATGGCTCGTATTGCTGGGGTTAATATCCCGAATCACCAACACGCGGTTATTGCACTGACCGCCATTTACGGCATCGGCCGGACGACCTCCGGCAAGATCTGCGAGGCGGCGGGCATTGCCCAGACGTCGAAGATCAAAGACCTCTCCGAGGCCGAAATGGAGCGCCTGCGCGAAGGGGTGTCGAAATTCACGGTCGAGGGCGACCTGCGCCGTGAAGTCACGATGAACATCAAGCGTCTGATGGACCTGGGCTGCTACCGCGGCTTCCGTCACCGCAAAGGTCTGCCGGTGCGCGGCCAGCGCACCCGCACCAACGCGCGCACTCGCAAGGGTCCGCGCAAGGCCATCAAAAAGTAA
- a CDS encoding pseudouridine synthase: MAEPVRLSKLMSERGLCSRREADAFIERGLVFVDGKRVSELGTKVDPACAIRLDNAASRQQQQRVTILLHKPVGYVSGQPEPGYQPAVALIRGETQWRDERRPGPAFLPAHLKGLAPAGRLDIDSTGLLVLTQDGRVARQLIGDHSDVEKEYLVRVEGRLDARGLALLNHGLSLDGVRLRPAKVAWQNADQLRFSLKEGRKRQIRRMCELVGLRVVGLKRVRIGAVRLGDLPLGRWRYLAPGEHF, encoded by the coding sequence ATGGCCGAGCCGGTCCGTCTGTCCAAGCTCATGTCGGAGCGCGGCCTGTGCTCGCGGCGCGAGGCCGACGCCTTCATCGAACGCGGGCTCGTGTTCGTCGACGGCAAGCGGGTCAGCGAACTCGGGACCAAGGTCGATCCGGCCTGCGCAATCCGGCTCGACAACGCAGCCAGCCGTCAGCAGCAGCAACGCGTGACGATCCTGCTGCACAAACCGGTCGGCTACGTCTCAGGGCAGCCCGAGCCGGGCTACCAGCCGGCAGTCGCGCTGATCCGCGGCGAGACGCAGTGGCGAGACGAACGGCGCCCGGGGCCGGCCTTCCTGCCCGCGCACCTGAAGGGCCTCGCGCCGGCCGGCCGCCTTGACATCGATTCGACCGGCCTGCTCGTCCTGACCCAGGACGGCCGCGTCGCGCGGCAACTGATCGGCGACCACTCCGACGTCGAAAAGGAATACCTCGTACGGGTCGAGGGGCGGCTCGACGCGCGCGGTCTCGCACTCCTCAACCACGGCCTCAGCCTCGACGGCGTTCGGCTGCGGCCGGCGAAGGTCGCCTGGCAAAACGCCGACCAGCTTCGCTTCAGCCTCAAGGAAGGCCGCAAGCGCCAGATCCGTCGCATGTGCGAACTCGTTGGGCTCAGGGTCGTCGGCCTGAAGCGCGTTCGCATCGGTGCAGTGCGTCTCGGCGACCTGCCGCTCGGCCGCTGGCGTTATCTGGCGCCGGGCGAGCATTTCTAG
- the rpsD gene encoding 30S ribosomal protein S4, which translates to MARNLDPKCRQCRREGEKLFLKGEKCFTDKCAIERRAYAPGQHGQKSGARLSGYGVQLREKQKIRRIYGVLEGQFRLTYKRADSRKGVTGENLLSMLESRLDSVCYRMGFGASRTEARQIVRHNGIVVNGRRVNIPSYQVRPGDVVEVAEKSKAQLRIKAAADATATRGYPEWIEVDAKALKGTYKAHPQRSELPSTINESLVVELYSK; encoded by the coding sequence ATGGCTCGTAATCTTGATCCCAAATGTCGTCAGTGCCGCCGGGAAGGCGAGAAACTCTTTCTGAAGGGCGAGAAGTGTTTCACTGACAAGTGTGCCATCGAGCGTCGCGCCTACGCCCCCGGGCAGCACGGCCAGAAGAGCGGTGCGCGCCTGTCGGGTTATGGCGTTCAGCTGCGTGAAAAGCAGAAGATCCGCCGCATCTACGGCGTGCTCGAAGGCCAGTTCCGCCTGACCTACAAGCGTGCGGACAGCCGCAAGGGCGTGACCGGCGAAAACCTGCTGTCGATGCTCGAATCGCGTCTCGACTCGGTGTGCTACCGCATGGGCTTCGGCGCCTCGCGCACCGAGGCACGGCAGATCGTCCGCCACAACGGCATCGTCGTGAACGGCCGTCGCGTCAATATCCCGTCGTATCAGGTACGCCCAGGCGACGTCGTCGAGGTTGCGGAAAAGTCGAAAGCGCAATTGCGCATCAAGGCGGCCGCCGATGCGACCGCGACGCGCGGCTATCCGGAATGGATCGAAGTCGACGCGAAGGCGCTCAAGGGGACTTACAAGGCACACCCGCAGCGTTCGGAACTGCCGTCGACCATCAACGAGTCGCTGGTCGTCGAACTGTACTCCAAATAA
- the rpmJ gene encoding 50S ribosomal protein L36, which translates to MRVQASVKKMCRKCKVVRRKGVVRVICDDPRHKQRQG; encoded by the coding sequence ATGAGAGTGCAGGCGTCTGTCAAAAAAATGTGCCGTAAGTGCAAGGTCGTGCGCCGCAAGGGTGTCGTGCGCGTGATTTGTGACGACCCGCGTCACAAGCAGCGTCAGGGCTGA
- the rpsK gene encoding 30S ribosomal protein S11, which yields MATKTAARVRKKVKKNVAEGIAHIHASFNNTIVTITDRQGNALSWATAGGAGFKGSRKSTPFAAQVAAENAGKMAQEYGVKNLEVRIKGPGPGRESTVRALNALGFKIVAISDVTPIPHNGCRPSKKRRI from the coding sequence ATGGCGACTAAAACAGCAGCGCGTGTCCGCAAGAAGGTCAAAAAGAACGTCGCAGAAGGTATTGCGCACATCCATGCCTCGTTCAACAACACCATCGTGACGATCACCGATCGCCAGGGCAACGCCCTGTCGTGGGCGACGGCAGGCGGCGCGGGCTTCAAGGGCTCCCGCAAGTCGACGCCGTTCGCGGCCCAGGTCGCCGCGGAAAACGCCGGCAAGATGGCGCAGGAATACGGCGTCAAGAACCTGGAAGTGCGGATCAAGGGCCCCGGCCCTGGCCGCGAGTCGACGGTGCGCGCGCTGAATGCGCTCGGCTTCAAGATCGTTGCGATCTCCGATGTCACGCCGATCCCGCACAACGGTTGCCGTCCCTCCAAAAAGCGTCGTATCTAA
- the rplO gene encoding 50S ribosomal protein L15 gives MELNNIKPADGAKKDKRRVGRGIGSGLGKTAGRGHKGQKSRAGGFHKVGFEGGQMPMHRRLPKRGFVSLTKGDTARVRLSDLAGVGVAEIDLLVLKQAGVVSGAAKAAKVYLAGELGKAIKLSGVAVTKGARAAIEAAGGSVAE, from the coding sequence ATGGAACTGAACAACATTAAACCGGCCGACGGTGCCAAGAAAGACAAGCGTCGCGTCGGACGCGGCATCGGCTCGGGCCTCGGCAAGACCGCGGGTCGCGGTCACAAGGGTCAGAAGTCCCGTGCCGGTGGCTTCCACAAGGTCGGCTTCGAAGGCGGTCAGATGCCGATGCATCGCCGGCTGCCCAAGCGCGGCTTCGTCTCCCTGACCAAGGGGGATACGGCGCGCGTTCGTTTGTCGGATCTGGCCGGCGTCGGCGTCGCCGAAATCGATTTGCTGGTATTGAAGCAGGCGGGTGTCGTGAGCGGCGCTGCGAAAGCTGCGAAGGTCTATCTCGCGGGTGAGCTCGGCAAGGCGATCAAGCTGAGCGGTGTCGCGGTGACCAAGGGTGCGCGTGCGGCCATCGAAGCGGCCGGCGGCAGCGTCGCCGAGTAA
- a CDS encoding DNA-directed RNA polymerase subunit alpha, with amino-acid sequence MQSATEFLKPRIVEVDRASPLHAKVIMEPFERGYGHTLGNALRRILLSSMVGYAPTEVAISGVVHEYSTIEGVQEDVVDILLNLKGIAFKMHGKAEAILKVSKSGEGVVTAGDIEVGHDIEVLNPDHVIAHLTKGGKLDMEIKIEAGRGYQPATARKVSEETRAVGSILVDASFSPVRRVAYAVESARVEQRTDLDRLVIDIETNGVVEPEEAVRTAARILVSQLSVFADLEGTPAESESPRSPQVDPLLLRPVDDLELTVRSANCLKAENIYFIGDLIQRSETELLRTPNLGRKSLNEIKDVLASKGLSLGMKLENWPPAGLERP; translated from the coding sequence ATGCAAAGCGCCACGGAATTTCTCAAGCCGCGTATCGTGGAGGTCGACCGTGCCTCCCCTCTGCACGCCAAGGTCATCATGGAGCCTTTCGAGCGCGGCTATGGCCATACGCTCGGCAACGCGCTGCGTCGCATCTTGTTGTCTTCCATGGTGGGTTATGCGCCGACCGAGGTCGCGATCAGCGGCGTCGTTCACGAATATTCGACGATCGAGGGCGTGCAGGAGGATGTCGTCGACATCCTGCTGAATCTCAAGGGCATCGCGTTCAAGATGCATGGCAAGGCGGAAGCGATCCTCAAGGTCTCCAAGAGTGGCGAAGGCGTCGTCACCGCGGGTGACATCGAGGTTGGCCACGACATCGAGGTGTTGAACCCGGACCACGTCATCGCGCACCTGACCAAGGGCGGCAAGCTCGACATGGAAATCAAGATCGAGGCTGGCCGCGGCTATCAGCCGGCGACCGCGCGCAAGGTGTCGGAAGAGACGCGCGCTGTCGGCTCGATTCTGGTCGACGCCTCGTTCAGCCCGGTGCGCCGCGTCGCCTATGCCGTCGAAAGCGCACGCGTCGAGCAGCGTACCGACCTCGACCGTCTCGTAATCGACATCGAAACCAACGGCGTCGTCGAGCCGGAGGAAGCGGTGCGCACGGCCGCGCGTATTCTGGTGAGCCAGCTGTCCGTGTTCGCCGACCTCGAGGGCACGCCGGCCGAGTCCGAGTCGCCGCGTTCGCCGCAGGTCGACCCGCTGCTGCTCCGCCCGGTCGACGATCTCGAACTGACCGTGCGTTCGGCCAACTGTCTGAAGGCCGAGAACATCTATTTCATCGGCGACCTGATCCAGCGTTCCGAAACCGAGCTCCTGCGCACGCCCAACCTCGGCCGCAAGTCGCTCAACGAGATCAAGGATGTGCTCGCGTCGAAGGGTCTGTCGCTCGGCATGAAGCTCGAAAACTGGCCGCCGGCGGGGCTCGAGCGTCCCTGA
- the infA gene encoding translation initiation factor IF-1, whose amino-acid sequence MSKEDVIQMQGEVIENLPNATFRVKLENGHVLLGHISGKMRMHYIRILPGDKVTVELTPYDLTKGRIVFRAK is encoded by the coding sequence ATGTCGAAGGAAGATGTCATTCAGATGCAGGGCGAAGTGATCGAAAACCTGCCGAACGCCACCTTTCGAGTCAAGCTGGAAAACGGACACGTGCTACTGGGTCACATTTCGGGGAAGATGCGCATGCACTACATCCGCATCCTCCCGGGCGACAAGGTCACGGTCGAACTCACGCCGTACGACTTGACCAAGGGTCGGATCGTTTTTAGAGCCAAATGA
- the secY gene encoding preprotein translocase subunit SecY has product MATPKTGLNKFGDLKRRLLFLLGALIVYRIGTFIPVPGIDPLVLDQLFKSQQGGILGMFNMFSGGALSRFSVFALGIMPYISASIIVQLMTTVSPQLEALKKEGEAGRRKITQYTRYGTLFLAVFQALGIAIALEAQAGLVLDPGMAFRLITVVTLTAGTMFLMWLGEQITERGLGNGISIIIFAGIAAGLPSAIGGTLELTRTGAFSIPLVLMLFVGVLLVTALVVFVERGQRKILVNYAKRQVGKMVVGGQSSHLPLKLNMAGVIPPIFASSIILFPATLAGWFGSGENMGWLKDVGATLSPGQPVYVLLYALAIIFFCFFYTALVFNPKETADNLKKSGAFVPGIRPGDQTARYIDKILTRLTLVGAIYITLVCLLPEFLILKWNVPFYFGGTSLLIIVVVTMDFMAQVQAYVMSHQYEGLLKKANFKNGLVGR; this is encoded by the coding sequence GTGGCAACGCCCAAGACAGGCCTGAACAAATTCGGCGATCTCAAACGTCGCCTGCTGTTCCTGCTCGGCGCACTGATCGTCTACCGTATCGGGACCTTCATCCCGGTTCCGGGTATCGATCCCCTCGTGCTCGACCAGCTGTTCAAGTCGCAGCAAGGCGGCATCCTGGGCATGTTCAACATGTTCTCGGGTGGCGCGCTTTCCCGTTTCAGCGTCTTCGCGCTCGGGATCATGCCGTATATCTCGGCGTCGATCATCGTGCAGCTCATGACGACGGTCTCGCCGCAGTTGGAGGCCTTGAAGAAGGAAGGCGAGGCCGGGCGGCGCAAGATCACGCAGTACACGCGCTACGGGACGCTGTTCCTTGCGGTATTCCAGGCGCTGGGGATTGCGATCGCGCTGGAAGCGCAGGCTGGGCTCGTGCTCGACCCGGGAATGGCCTTCCGTCTGATCACGGTCGTGACGCTGACCGCCGGCACGATGTTCCTGATGTGGCTCGGCGAGCAGATCACCGAACGCGGCCTCGGCAACGGCATTTCGATCATCATCTTCGCCGGTATCGCTGCCGGGCTTCCGTCCGCGATCGGCGGCACGCTCGAGCTGACTCGCACCGGCGCGTTCTCGATTCCGCTGGTGCTGATGCTGTTCGTCGGCGTGCTGCTCGTTACCGCCCTCGTGGTGTTCGTCGAACGCGGGCAGCGCAAAATCCTGGTCAACTATGCCAAGCGGCAGGTCGGCAAGATGGTCGTGGGCGGGCAGAGCTCGCACCTGCCGCTGAAGCTGAACATGGCCGGCGTGATTCCGCCGATCTTCGCGTCGAGCATCATCCTGTTCCCCGCGACCCTGGCCGGGTGGTTCGGCAGCGGCGAGAACATGGGATGGCTGAAGGATGTCGGGGCGACGTTGTCGCCCGGGCAGCCCGTATACGTGCTGTTGTACGCGCTCGCGATCATCTTCTTCTGCTTTTTCTATACGGCGCTCGTGTTCAATCCCAAGGAAACGGCGGACAACCTCAAGAAGAGCGGCGCGTTCGTGCCGGGAATCCGGCCCGGTGACCAGACCGCGCGCTACATCGACAAGATTCTGACGCGGCTGACCTTGGTCGGTGCGATTTACATCACGCTCGTCTGCCTGCTGCCCGAGTTTCTGATCCTGAAATGGAACGTCCCCTTCTATTTCGGCGGCACGTCCCTGCTGATCATCGTGGTGGTGACGATGGACTTCATGGCGCAGGTCCAGGCCTACGTGATGTCGCACCAGTACGAAGGACTGCTCAAGAAGGCGAATTTCAAGAACGGTCTGGTGGGGCGGTGA